From a single Oreochromis niloticus isolate F11D_XX linkage group LG3, O_niloticus_UMD_NMBU, whole genome shotgun sequence genomic region:
- the LOC100709557 gene encoding ribonuclease P protein subunit p20-like, which yields MTEPRNPSMSSIPQTGPAHTDSSSPAVEMDPVEYTLRKRLPRKLPKRRNDVYVNMKTDFRAQLARCQKLLEGGGHREICVHGLGLAINRAINIALQLQASSQGALQLAANTSTVELVDDLEPEDPDEAGEPMTRTRNNSAIHIKVFYPDAQ from the coding sequence ATGACGGAGCCACGCAACCCCAGTATGTCCTCCATCCCTCAGACGGGCCCTGCACACACAGACTCCAGCTCACCTGCTGTTGAGATGGACCCAGTGGAGTACACTCTAAGGAAACGTCTTCCCCGGAAGCTCCCGAAAAGACGCAACGACGTCTACGTCAACATGAAGACGGACTTCCGGGCTCAGCTGGCGCGATGTCAGAAACTTCTGGAAGGTGGGGGTCACAGAGAGATCTGTGTTCACGGCTTGGGCCTGGCCATCAACCGGGCTATTAACATTGCCCTTCAGCTGCAGGCCAGCAGTCAGGGGGCGCTACAGCTGGCAGCCAACACCTCCACAGTGGAGCTCGTGGACGACCTGGAGCCCGAAGATCCGGACGAGGCCGGAGAGCCGATGACGCGTACACGTAACAATTCAGCCATTCACATAAAGGTGTTCTACCCTGACGCTCAGTGA
- the LOC102078041 gene encoding up-regulator of cell proliferation-like isoform X1 translates to MKNYKTLLGLIFRLNQGTVLYIPLQGIGIMCIVEMENLENKKGAEEKRPTTAKDVSSRGPSCMEALTTQSKAQDDYKNGRQLKSLLEDVDLEPYYTKKLSLDQVREIIKKTITAGCKCKADVPWHVLDKLMIFNATARNTDDDGSKDLIISFPLEVPKCDDKSASTDLDFEDLFDSSNTDDMLNPLDIITALFLCSDGFVQQEMARKMSMCQFSVPLLLPNCDTNQCTLMLWAMRDIVKKYRPQSLSESKGFIEDRIVLSELPMISFVRLGECSLSKSEILNKLLSNSPQYHDTFVHRNMECGNSPRRISNGLIEITWYLPGGNTNIDIFSQPVAVANLRGDIASFEAQYSFLCQTSAAVFVFFDHLDAECSLLTNQNHKAQIFLVGNCDRKSNEDALKKVATELGLTNNNIIIKTKQKNDADFIKIVRKKVRKVIRRSDMKVTIEQMADVAHGLGILVDEDSPECQIAKTNAEAITAEIQDILKYKDAQLPCQDQIWKELTRLKLEEFQLQNVQSQLQLQKKELQKKQNSYDMSTAMTCFINAISSPGTERFYFLKWMRMNLDNLSRIKLSELQEKYQEKCKNSENKEEIKEIDRQISNSSLGIEHFFREMGQIYEASLSLPQTDPARQQLQHLPKLCAELLLDGFPLELVDGDASNIPLRWVSDVLSQLSDLVSPNRKIRVVTVLGVQGTGKSTLLNTMFGVQFAVSSGRCTRGAFMSLIKINEDIKNVLNCDFMLIIDTEGLKSPELAQLDNSYEHDNELATLVVGLSDITIVNVAMENSTEMKDILQIVVHAFLRMKEVGKKPKCVFVHQNVSDVSAHEKNSRDRKLLLEQLNEMTQAAAKMEKKEENKSFTDVMEYSPDTGNWYIPGLWNGNPPMAPVSIGYSEAVYELKKHIIQLLRNCESSANDILEYKEWVKSLWTAVKHENFIFSFKNSLVADSYTKLFTEINKWKWEFKRETRISNFGRGEIKSETSDLNEFPRSFKSEASTDQKNKKHKANNIFISVSRFLRTLLPHRVSHACKSLSQKKSVKMLFHH, encoded by the exons ATGAAGAACTACAAGACTCTTTTAGGACTAATTTTCAGGCTAAACCAGGGTACAGTGCTGTACATTCCACTCCAAGGTATTGG CATCATGTGCATAGTGGAAATGGAGAATTTGGAAAACAAAAAGGGGGCTGAAGAAAAAAGACCAACCACAGCCAAGGATGTTTCTTCAAGAGGACCAAGCTGCATGGAAGCGCTTACAACTCAGAGCAAAGCGCAAGATGATTATAAGAATG ggaGACAACTGAAAAGCTTGTTGGAGGATGTGGACTTGGAGCCGTACTACACAAAGAAGCTATCACTTGACCAAGTCCGTGAGATTATTAAGAAGACCATTACTGCTGGATGCAAATGTAAAGCTGATGTTCCATGGCATGTTCTTGACAAACTGATGATTTTTAATGCTACGGCGAGGAATACTGATGATGATGGGAGCAAAGACTTAATTATTAGTTTTCCACTTGAAGTTCCAAAGTGTGATGATAAATCAGCAAGTACAGACTTAGATTTTGAAGATCTGTTTGACAGTTCAAACACAGATGACATGCTAAACCCTCTTGACATAATCACTGCTCTCTTTCTGTGTTCTGATGGTTTTGTACAGCAGGAAATGGCACGAAAAATGTCCATGTGTCAGTTctctgttcctctgctgcttccaaatTGTGACACCAATCAGTGCACACTCATGCTGTGGGCCATGAGAGACATTGTTAAAAAGTACAGACCTCAGTCTCTGTCAGAATCCAAGGGCTTCATTGAAGACAGAATCGTTCTCTCTGAACTTCCAATGATCTCTTTTGTCAGACTGGGTGAGTGCTCCTTGTCCAAGTCAGAGATTCTCAATAAGCTTCTGAGCAATTCTCCGCAGTACCATGACACCTTTGTTCATCGCAACATGGAGTGTGGCAACAGTCCAAGAAGAATATCCAACGGACTGATTGAAATTACTTGGTATCTTCCTGGTGGAAACACAAACATTGATATTTTCAGTCAGCCAGTGGCTGTAGCTAACCTTCGTGGGGATATTGCTTCATTTGAAGCACAATACTCCTTTCTTTGTCAGACATCTGCAGCGGTTTTTGTGTTCTTTGACCATTTGGACGCTGAGTGCAGTCTACTTACCAACCAAAACCACAAGGCCCAAATCTTTTTGGTTGGTAACTGCGATAGAAAAAGCAACGAAGATGCTCTAAAAAAAGTAGCTACTGAATTGGGTTTGACTAACAACAACATCATTATtaagacaaaacagaaaaacgatGCGGACTTTATAAAGATTGTGAGAAAGAAAGTCAGAAAAGTAATTAGGAGATCAGATATGAAGGTGACAATAGAGCAGATGGCAGACGTTGCCCATGGACTGGGAATCCTGGTTGATGAAGACTCTCCAGAGTGCCAGATTGCAAAGACAAACGCAGAGGCCATCACTGCAGAAATTCAAGACATCCTTAAATACAAAGACGCTCAGCTTCCATGTCAAGACCAAATATGGAAAGAACTGACCCGCTTAAAACTGGAAGAATTTCAACTTCAAAATGTTCAAAGTCAACTTCAGTTACAGAAAAAAGAACTGCAGAAAAAGCAGAACTCTTATGACATGTCGACAGCTATGACATGTTTCATCAATGCAATATCAAGCCCAGGAACAGAGAGGTTTTATTTCCTGAAATGGATGCGAATGAACCTTGATAACCTGTCTCGCATAAAACTGTCTGAACTTCAGGAGAAATATCAAGAAAAATGCAAGAACTCTGAGAACAAAGAGGAGATCAAAGAAATTGACAGACAAATTTCCAACAGCTCACTGGGGATTGAACACTTCTTCCGTGAAATGGGTCAGATCTATGAAGCTTCACTGTCCCTTCCACAAACAGATCCAGCACGTCAACAGCTGCAGCATCTGCCCAAACTGTGTGCAGAGTTGTTGCTTGATGGATTTCCTCTTGAGCTTGTAGATGGAGATGCATCCAACATCCCTCTCAGATGGGTGAGTGATGTTCTCTCTCAGCTCAGTGACTTGGTGTCTCCAAACAGAAAGATACGTGTAGTCACAGTTCTTGGAGTTCAGGGCACAGGAAAGTCCACTCTCCTTAACACCATGTTTGGAGTGCAGTTTGCAGTCAGCAGTGGTCGATGTACTCGAGGTGCCTTTATGTCGCTCATCAAAATCAATGAAGACATCAAAAATGTTCTAAACTGTGACTTCATGCTGATCATTGACACTGAGGGCTTAAAGTCACCAGAACTTGCACAACTGGACAACAGCTATGAGCACGACAATGAGCTTGCTACACTTGTTGTGGGACTGAGTGACATCACCATTGTCAATGTTGCAATGGAGAATTCAACTGAAATGAAGGACATCCTACAAATAGTTGTGCATGCTTTTCTCAGGATGAAGGAGGTGGGCAAAAAGCCGAAATGTGTGTTCGTTCACCAGAATGTGTCCGATGTTTCAGCCCATGAGAAGAACTCACGAGACAGGAAACTGCTCCTGGAACAGTTGAATGAGATGACCCAGGCAGCAGccaaaatggaaaagaaagaggagaacaAGAGCTTCACTGATGTGATGGAGTACAGTCCAGACACTGGGAACTGGTACATTCCTGGACTCTGGAATGGAAACCCACCAATGGCACCAGTCAGTATAGGGTACAGTGAGGCTGTATATGAGCTCAAGAAACACATCATCCAACTGCTGAGAAACTGTGAGTCATCTGCTAATGATATTTTGGAGTATAAAGAGTGGGTAAAGAGCCTGTGGACTGCAGTAAAGCATGAAAACTTCATCTTTAGCTTCAAAAACAGCCTCGTAGCTGATTCGTACACGAAGCTCTTCACAGAAATCAACAAATGGAAGTGGGAATTCAAAAGAGAAACAAGAATTTCCAATTTTGGTAGAGGTGAAATAAAATCTGAAACATCTGATCTGAATGAATTTCCCAGATCTTTCAAAAGTGAAGCCTCCACagatcagaaaaacaaaaaacacaaggcCAATAATATCTTCATCAGTGTATCCCGCTTCCTGAGAACACTTCTGCCACACAGAGTGAGCCATGCATGTAAATCACTAAGTCAAAAAAAGTCTGTAAAAATGTTATTCCATCACTGA
- the LOC102078041 gene encoding up-regulator of cell proliferation-like isoform X2, producing MCIVEMENLENKKGAEEKRPTTAKDVSSRGPSCMEALTTQSKAQDDYKNGRQLKSLLEDVDLEPYYTKKLSLDQVREIIKKTITAGCKCKADVPWHVLDKLMIFNATARNTDDDGSKDLIISFPLEVPKCDDKSASTDLDFEDLFDSSNTDDMLNPLDIITALFLCSDGFVQQEMARKMSMCQFSVPLLLPNCDTNQCTLMLWAMRDIVKKYRPQSLSESKGFIEDRIVLSELPMISFVRLGECSLSKSEILNKLLSNSPQYHDTFVHRNMECGNSPRRISNGLIEITWYLPGGNTNIDIFSQPVAVANLRGDIASFEAQYSFLCQTSAAVFVFFDHLDAECSLLTNQNHKAQIFLVGNCDRKSNEDALKKVATELGLTNNNIIIKTKQKNDADFIKIVRKKVRKVIRRSDMKVTIEQMADVAHGLGILVDEDSPECQIAKTNAEAITAEIQDILKYKDAQLPCQDQIWKELTRLKLEEFQLQNVQSQLQLQKKELQKKQNSYDMSTAMTCFINAISSPGTERFYFLKWMRMNLDNLSRIKLSELQEKYQEKCKNSENKEEIKEIDRQISNSSLGIEHFFREMGQIYEASLSLPQTDPARQQLQHLPKLCAELLLDGFPLELVDGDASNIPLRWVSDVLSQLSDLVSPNRKIRVVTVLGVQGTGKSTLLNTMFGVQFAVSSGRCTRGAFMSLIKINEDIKNVLNCDFMLIIDTEGLKSPELAQLDNSYEHDNELATLVVGLSDITIVNVAMENSTEMKDILQIVVHAFLRMKEVGKKPKCVFVHQNVSDVSAHEKNSRDRKLLLEQLNEMTQAAAKMEKKEENKSFTDVMEYSPDTGNWYIPGLWNGNPPMAPVSIGYSEAVYELKKHIIQLLRNCESSANDILEYKEWVKSLWTAVKHENFIFSFKNSLVADSYTKLFTEINKWKWEFKRETRISNFGRGEIKSETSDLNEFPRSFKSEASTDQKNKKHKANNIFISVSRFLRTLLPHRVSHACKSLSQKKSVKMLFHH from the exons ATGTGCATAGTGGAAATGGAGAATTTGGAAAACAAAAAGGGGGCTGAAGAAAAAAGACCAACCACAGCCAAGGATGTTTCTTCAAGAGGACCAAGCTGCATGGAAGCGCTTACAACTCAGAGCAAAGCGCAAGATGATTATAAGAATG ggaGACAACTGAAAAGCTTGTTGGAGGATGTGGACTTGGAGCCGTACTACACAAAGAAGCTATCACTTGACCAAGTCCGTGAGATTATTAAGAAGACCATTACTGCTGGATGCAAATGTAAAGCTGATGTTCCATGGCATGTTCTTGACAAACTGATGATTTTTAATGCTACGGCGAGGAATACTGATGATGATGGGAGCAAAGACTTAATTATTAGTTTTCCACTTGAAGTTCCAAAGTGTGATGATAAATCAGCAAGTACAGACTTAGATTTTGAAGATCTGTTTGACAGTTCAAACACAGATGACATGCTAAACCCTCTTGACATAATCACTGCTCTCTTTCTGTGTTCTGATGGTTTTGTACAGCAGGAAATGGCACGAAAAATGTCCATGTGTCAGTTctctgttcctctgctgcttccaaatTGTGACACCAATCAGTGCACACTCATGCTGTGGGCCATGAGAGACATTGTTAAAAAGTACAGACCTCAGTCTCTGTCAGAATCCAAGGGCTTCATTGAAGACAGAATCGTTCTCTCTGAACTTCCAATGATCTCTTTTGTCAGACTGGGTGAGTGCTCCTTGTCCAAGTCAGAGATTCTCAATAAGCTTCTGAGCAATTCTCCGCAGTACCATGACACCTTTGTTCATCGCAACATGGAGTGTGGCAACAGTCCAAGAAGAATATCCAACGGACTGATTGAAATTACTTGGTATCTTCCTGGTGGAAACACAAACATTGATATTTTCAGTCAGCCAGTGGCTGTAGCTAACCTTCGTGGGGATATTGCTTCATTTGAAGCACAATACTCCTTTCTTTGTCAGACATCTGCAGCGGTTTTTGTGTTCTTTGACCATTTGGACGCTGAGTGCAGTCTACTTACCAACCAAAACCACAAGGCCCAAATCTTTTTGGTTGGTAACTGCGATAGAAAAAGCAACGAAGATGCTCTAAAAAAAGTAGCTACTGAATTGGGTTTGACTAACAACAACATCATTATtaagacaaaacagaaaaacgatGCGGACTTTATAAAGATTGTGAGAAAGAAAGTCAGAAAAGTAATTAGGAGATCAGATATGAAGGTGACAATAGAGCAGATGGCAGACGTTGCCCATGGACTGGGAATCCTGGTTGATGAAGACTCTCCAGAGTGCCAGATTGCAAAGACAAACGCAGAGGCCATCACTGCAGAAATTCAAGACATCCTTAAATACAAAGACGCTCAGCTTCCATGTCAAGACCAAATATGGAAAGAACTGACCCGCTTAAAACTGGAAGAATTTCAACTTCAAAATGTTCAAAGTCAACTTCAGTTACAGAAAAAAGAACTGCAGAAAAAGCAGAACTCTTATGACATGTCGACAGCTATGACATGTTTCATCAATGCAATATCAAGCCCAGGAACAGAGAGGTTTTATTTCCTGAAATGGATGCGAATGAACCTTGATAACCTGTCTCGCATAAAACTGTCTGAACTTCAGGAGAAATATCAAGAAAAATGCAAGAACTCTGAGAACAAAGAGGAGATCAAAGAAATTGACAGACAAATTTCCAACAGCTCACTGGGGATTGAACACTTCTTCCGTGAAATGGGTCAGATCTATGAAGCTTCACTGTCCCTTCCACAAACAGATCCAGCACGTCAACAGCTGCAGCATCTGCCCAAACTGTGTGCAGAGTTGTTGCTTGATGGATTTCCTCTTGAGCTTGTAGATGGAGATGCATCCAACATCCCTCTCAGATGGGTGAGTGATGTTCTCTCTCAGCTCAGTGACTTGGTGTCTCCAAACAGAAAGATACGTGTAGTCACAGTTCTTGGAGTTCAGGGCACAGGAAAGTCCACTCTCCTTAACACCATGTTTGGAGTGCAGTTTGCAGTCAGCAGTGGTCGATGTACTCGAGGTGCCTTTATGTCGCTCATCAAAATCAATGAAGACATCAAAAATGTTCTAAACTGTGACTTCATGCTGATCATTGACACTGAGGGCTTAAAGTCACCAGAACTTGCACAACTGGACAACAGCTATGAGCACGACAATGAGCTTGCTACACTTGTTGTGGGACTGAGTGACATCACCATTGTCAATGTTGCAATGGAGAATTCAACTGAAATGAAGGACATCCTACAAATAGTTGTGCATGCTTTTCTCAGGATGAAGGAGGTGGGCAAAAAGCCGAAATGTGTGTTCGTTCACCAGAATGTGTCCGATGTTTCAGCCCATGAGAAGAACTCACGAGACAGGAAACTGCTCCTGGAACAGTTGAATGAGATGACCCAGGCAGCAGccaaaatggaaaagaaagaggagaacaAGAGCTTCACTGATGTGATGGAGTACAGTCCAGACACTGGGAACTGGTACATTCCTGGACTCTGGAATGGAAACCCACCAATGGCACCAGTCAGTATAGGGTACAGTGAGGCTGTATATGAGCTCAAGAAACACATCATCCAACTGCTGAGAAACTGTGAGTCATCTGCTAATGATATTTTGGAGTATAAAGAGTGGGTAAAGAGCCTGTGGACTGCAGTAAAGCATGAAAACTTCATCTTTAGCTTCAAAAACAGCCTCGTAGCTGATTCGTACACGAAGCTCTTCACAGAAATCAACAAATGGAAGTGGGAATTCAAAAGAGAAACAAGAATTTCCAATTTTGGTAGAGGTGAAATAAAATCTGAAACATCTGATCTGAATGAATTTCCCAGATCTTTCAAAAGTGAAGCCTCCACagatcagaaaaacaaaaaacacaaggcCAATAATATCTTCATCAGTGTATCCCGCTTCCTGAGAACACTTCTGCCACACAGAGTGAGCCATGCATGTAAATCACTAAGTCAAAAAAAGTCTGTAAAAATGTTATTCCATCACTGA